A single window of Salmo salar chromosome ssa21, Ssal_v3.1, whole genome shotgun sequence DNA harbors:
- the LOC106582060 gene encoding macrophage receptor MARCO isoform X2, protein METSVERGEDHISSFYQSNPLLDLDMKLSRTDMYTFQSSDLKPAKARGAQRCLNIIVVYLILLTALNAFLLYKVFSKESCCFSSSGSRTTALTDIHIPLGTDQEEDLHTLARNTSLESNSLRGDLGRLQTQVSSLCGEDGQLGQLRTDLGVINASTTLLQDTVNALRFLKAPPGPQGPIGPRGVSGATGARGEKGDTGETGQKGDPGVDGQTGAKGKPGEPGPKGEDGATGPQGPAGAPDSGATNCSGPPGLPGPQGPKGDMGHIGLPGISGQNGTKGDTGVQGRDGVKGARGLKGDTGPTGEPGPIGPEGPRGPAGVNGTRGPAGIPGLPGSPGSQGPRGEKGESAANVRIVGGGTRGRVEVMWLNQWGTVCDDSFDTLDGTVLCKMLGYQRASSVYTASPGVGKIWFDDLRCTGTESSVFDCPHNGMGINNCQHNEDAGVQCV, encoded by the exons ATGGAAACATcagtagaaagaggagaggatcaCATCAGCTCGTTCTACCAGAGTAACCCACTGCTTGACTTGGACATGAAACTGAGCAGGACGGACATGTACACCTTCCAGAGCAGCG ATCTGAAACCAGCCAAGGCCAGAGGAGCACAGCGATGTCTGAATATTATTGTTGTTTACCTCATCCTTCTGACTGCACTGAATGCCTTCCTCCTTTACAAAG TCTTTTCGAAGGAGTCTTGTTGTTTCTCCTCCTCTGGCTCCAGGACAACGGCGCTGACCGACATCCACATCCCCCTGGGGACGGACCAGGAGGAGGACCTACATACCCTGGCCAGAAACACCAGCCTGGAGTCCAACTCTCTCAGAGGAGACCTGGGGAGGTTACAGACCCAGGTCAGCAGCCTATGTGGGGAGGATGGACAGCTGGGCCAGCTGAGGACAGACCTGGGCGTGATAAATGCCAGCACCACTCTCCTTCAGGACACAGTGAATGCACTCAGATTCCTCAAAG CTCCACCAGGCCCACAAGGACCTATTG GTCCACGTGGTGTGAGCGGGGCAACTGGTGcgaggggggagaagggagacaCAG GTGAGACAGGACAAAAAGGAGACCCTGGAGTTGATGGCCAGACTGGAGCCAAGGGAAAACCAGGGGAACCAGGACCCAAAG GTGAAGATGGTGCCACTGGACCACAAGGACCAGCTGGTGCACCCG aCAGTGGAGCCACTAACTGTTCAGGACCCCCTGGGCTGCCAGGACCACAGGGACCAAAGGGGGATATGGGACACATTG GTTTACCAGGGATATCAGGCCAGAATGGAACTAAAGGGGACACTG GTGTCCAGGGGCGGGATGGAGTAAAAGGGGCCCGTGGTCTGAAGGGTGACACAGGGCCGACAGGAGAACCTGGACCCATAGGACCTGAAG GACCAAGAGGACCTGCTGGTGTTAATGGAACAAGAGGAcctgctg GTATTCCAGGGTTGCCGGGAAGTCCTGGAAGCCAAGGTCCACGTGGAGAAAAGGGTGAAAGTGCAG CGAATGTGCGCATTGTTGGTGGGGGTACTcgtgggagagtggaggtgatGTGGTTGAACCAGTGGGGTACGGTGTGTGACGACAGCTTCGACACATTGGATGGGACAGTGCTCTGCAAGATGCTTGGGTACCAAAGAGCCTCTTCAGTCTACACGGCAAGCCCCG GAGTGGGTAAGATCTGGTTTGATGACCTGCGCTGCACAGGCACAGAATCCAGTGTGTTTGACTGCCCCCACAACGGCATGGGCATCAACAATTGTCAACACAATGAGGACGCtggggtgcagtgtgtgtga
- the LOC106582060 gene encoding macrophage receptor MARCO isoform X3, whose amino-acid sequence METSVERGEDHISSFYQSNPLLDLDMKLSRTDMYTFQSSDLKPAKARGAQRCLNIIVVYLILLTALNAFLLYKVFSKESCCFSSSGSRTTALTDIHIPLGTDQEEDLHTLARNTSLESNSLRGDLGRLQTQVSSLCGEDGQLGQLRTDLGVINASTTLLQDTVNALRFLKAPPGPQGPIGPRGVSGATGARGEKGDTGETGQKGDPGVDGQTGAKGKPGEPGPKGEDGATGPQGPAGAPDSGATNCSGPPGLPGPQGPKGDMGHIGLPGISGQNGTKGDTGVQGRDGVKGARGLKGDTGPTGEPGPIGPEGPRGPAGIPGLPGSPGSQGPRGEKGESAANVRIVGGGTRGRVEVMWLNQWGTVCDDSFDTLDGTVLCKMLGYQRASSVYTASPGVGKIWFDDLRCTGTESSVFDCPHNGMGINNCQHNEDAGVQCV is encoded by the exons ATGGAAACATcagtagaaagaggagaggatcaCATCAGCTCGTTCTACCAGAGTAACCCACTGCTTGACTTGGACATGAAACTGAGCAGGACGGACATGTACACCTTCCAGAGCAGCG ATCTGAAACCAGCCAAGGCCAGAGGAGCACAGCGATGTCTGAATATTATTGTTGTTTACCTCATCCTTCTGACTGCACTGAATGCCTTCCTCCTTTACAAAG TCTTTTCGAAGGAGTCTTGTTGTTTCTCCTCCTCTGGCTCCAGGACAACGGCGCTGACCGACATCCACATCCCCCTGGGGACGGACCAGGAGGAGGACCTACATACCCTGGCCAGAAACACCAGCCTGGAGTCCAACTCTCTCAGAGGAGACCTGGGGAGGTTACAGACCCAGGTCAGCAGCCTATGTGGGGAGGATGGACAGCTGGGCCAGCTGAGGACAGACCTGGGCGTGATAAATGCCAGCACCACTCTCCTTCAGGACACAGTGAATGCACTCAGATTCCTCAAAG CTCCACCAGGCCCACAAGGACCTATTG GTCCACGTGGTGTGAGCGGGGCAACTGGTGcgaggggggagaagggagacaCAG GTGAGACAGGACAAAAAGGAGACCCTGGAGTTGATGGCCAGACTGGAGCCAAGGGAAAACCAGGGGAACCAGGACCCAAAG GTGAAGATGGTGCCACTGGACCACAAGGACCAGCTGGTGCACCCG aCAGTGGAGCCACTAACTGTTCAGGACCCCCTGGGCTGCCAGGACCACAGGGACCAAAGGGGGATATGGGACACATTG GTTTACCAGGGATATCAGGCCAGAATGGAACTAAAGGGGACACTG GTGTCCAGGGGCGGGATGGAGTAAAAGGGGCCCGTGGTCTGAAGGGTGACACAGGGCCGACAGGAGAACCTGGACCCATAGGACCTGAAG GACCAAGAGGACCTGCTG GTATTCCAGGGTTGCCGGGAAGTCCTGGAAGCCAAGGTCCACGTGGAGAAAAGGGTGAAAGTGCAG CGAATGTGCGCATTGTTGGTGGGGGTACTcgtgggagagtggaggtgatGTGGTTGAACCAGTGGGGTACGGTGTGTGACGACAGCTTCGACACATTGGATGGGACAGTGCTCTGCAAGATGCTTGGGTACCAAAGAGCCTCTTCAGTCTACACGGCAAGCCCCG GAGTGGGTAAGATCTGGTTTGATGACCTGCGCTGCACAGGCACAGAATCCAGTGTGTTTGACTGCCCCCACAACGGCATGGGCATCAACAATTGTCAACACAATGAGGACGCtggggtgcagtgtgtgtga
- the LOC106582058 gene encoding homeobox protein engrailed-1-B isoform X1, translated as MEGQRDLHSPELSEGESVSPSPSLPSPPILPLQAAQQAHRTTNFFIDNILRPDFGCRKEQGLGARERERSQTSSRERAHPLVARPTHPGTPCQDSNCSSDSTSSSTSSLALSPTPKKSTSSSKANESSGGSTPKFGENTSPVMVVNGVSGGAAPSPESQPLLWPAWVYCTRYSDRPSSVGPRTRKLKKTKNEKEDKRPRTAFTAEQLQRLKTEFQANRYITEQRRQSLAQELNLNESQIKIWFQNKRAKIKKANGYKNGLALQLMAQGLYNHSTTTIQEDKEESD; from the exons ATGGAGGGGCAAAGGGATCTACACAGCCCGGAGTTGAGTGAAGGGGAGAGCGTTTCTCCTTCTCCCAGTCTGCCTTCGCCGCCCATCCTGCCTCTCCAAGCAGCGCAGCAGGCGCACAGAACCACCAACTTTTTTATTGACAATATTCTACGGCCAGATTTCGGCTGCAGGAAGGAGCAGGGCTTAGgtgcgagggagagggagaggtcgcAGACTTCCAGCCGAGAGCGCGCCCACCCTTTGGTCGCCAGACCGACTCATCCTGGAACGCCATGCCAGGACTCCAATTGCAGCAGCGACAGCACTTCTTCCTCCACCTCGTCCTTGGCTTTGTCTCCAACCCCCAAAAAGAGCACCTCGTCCTCGAAAGCCAACGAGAGCTCCGGAGGCAGCACGCCCAAGTTCGGCGAGAACACTTCTCCTGTTATGGTTGTGAACGGCGTTAGTGGCGGCGCAGCGCCCTCCCCCGAGTCCCAGCCGCTGCTGTGGCCTGCCTGGGTGTATTGCACTAGATACTCGGACAGGCCCTCATCTG TAGGCCCAAGGACACGGAAATTGAAAAAGACGAAAAACGAAAAGGAAGACAAGCGACCCAGAACGGCGTTCACGGCTGAGCAGCTTCAAAGACTGAAGACGGAGTTCCAGGCCAACCGTTATATCACGGAGCAGAGGAGACAGTCTCTAGCCCAAGAGCTCAACCTCAATGAGTCACAAATCAAAATCTGGTTCCAGAACAAACGGGCCAAAATCAAAAAGGCCAACGGCTATAAGAACGGCCTGGCTCTCCAGCTCATGGCGCAAGGATTGTACAACCATTCCACCACCACCATTCAGGAAGACAAGGAGGAGAGTGACTGA
- the LOC106582058 gene encoding homeobox protein engrailed-1-B isoform X2, whose protein sequence is MEGQRDLHSPELSEGESVSPSPSLPSPPILPLQAAQQAHRTTNFFIDNILRPDFGCRKEQGLGARERERSQTSSRERAHPLVARPTHPGTPCQDSNCSSDSTSSSTSSLALSPTPKKSTSSSKANESSGGSTPKFGENTSPVMVVNGVSGGAAPSPESQPLLWPAWVYCTRYSDRPSSGPRTRKLKKTKNEKEDKRPRTAFTAEQLQRLKTEFQANRYITEQRRQSLAQELNLNESQIKIWFQNKRAKIKKANGYKNGLALQLMAQGLYNHSTTTIQEDKEESD, encoded by the exons ATGGAGGGGCAAAGGGATCTACACAGCCCGGAGTTGAGTGAAGGGGAGAGCGTTTCTCCTTCTCCCAGTCTGCCTTCGCCGCCCATCCTGCCTCTCCAAGCAGCGCAGCAGGCGCACAGAACCACCAACTTTTTTATTGACAATATTCTACGGCCAGATTTCGGCTGCAGGAAGGAGCAGGGCTTAGgtgcgagggagagggagaggtcgcAGACTTCCAGCCGAGAGCGCGCCCACCCTTTGGTCGCCAGACCGACTCATCCTGGAACGCCATGCCAGGACTCCAATTGCAGCAGCGACAGCACTTCTTCCTCCACCTCGTCCTTGGCTTTGTCTCCAACCCCCAAAAAGAGCACCTCGTCCTCGAAAGCCAACGAGAGCTCCGGAGGCAGCACGCCCAAGTTCGGCGAGAACACTTCTCCTGTTATGGTTGTGAACGGCGTTAGTGGCGGCGCAGCGCCCTCCCCCGAGTCCCAGCCGCTGCTGTGGCCTGCCTGGGTGTATTGCACTAGATACTCGGACAGGCCCTCATCTG GCCCAAGGACACGGAAATTGAAAAAGACGAAAAACGAAAAGGAAGACAAGCGACCCAGAACGGCGTTCACGGCTGAGCAGCTTCAAAGACTGAAGACGGAGTTCCAGGCCAACCGTTATATCACGGAGCAGAGGAGACAGTCTCTAGCCCAAGAGCTCAACCTCAATGAGTCACAAATCAAAATCTGGTTCCAGAACAAACGGGCCAAAATCAAAAAGGCCAACGGCTATAAGAACGGCCTGGCTCTCCAGCTCATGGCGCAAGGATTGTACAACCATTCCACCACCACCATTCAGGAAGACAAGGAGGAGAGTGACTGA